A single window of Melospiza georgiana isolate bMelGeo1 chromosome 6, bMelGeo1.pri, whole genome shotgun sequence DNA harbors:
- the LOC131084764 gene encoding ras-related and estrogen-regulated growth inhibitor-like, producing the protein MSFPRPLRRSVSLSPARTLRLVVLGQSAVGKTALTVRFITRRFIGDYDPTLEMIYRHVAVIDGEMVHFEILDTAGQEEDSLQIEEKIKWGDGFAVVYSVTDRCSFDEVMRLCFLINHLHASPKRSGGAEQPPVVIVGNKKDLQFDRMVSTEDGENLSKALKIPFYEISTRDSYEEPVAVFSSLYQELLRQGHFSPGSFKRRTVSKLMEKIPKMQASSSLNSAGRSLSFNSFRDYIPE; encoded by the exons ATGAGCTTCCCGCGGCCCCTGCGCCGCTCCGTGAGCCTCAGCCCGGCCCGCACCCTGCGCCTCGTCGTGCTGGGACAGAGCGCCGTGGGCAAGACAG CGCTGACCGTACGATTCATCACCAGGAGATTCATTGGAGACTATGACCCAACCCTAG AAATGATCTACAGGCACGTGGCTGTCATTGATGGGGAGATGGTGCACTTCGAGATCCTCGACACAGCTGGACAG GAGGAGGACTCGCTGCAGATCGAGGAGAAGATCAAGTGGGGCGATGGCTTTGCCGTGGTGTACTCGGTGACCGACCGCTGCAGCTTCGACGAGGTGATGCGGCTCTGCTTCCTCATCAACCACCTGCACGCCAGCCCCAAGCGCAGCGGCGGCGCCGAGCAGCCCCCCGTGGTCATCGTGGGCAACAAGAAGGACCTGCAGTTCGACAGGATGGTGTCCACCGAGGACGGGGAGAACCTCTCCAAAGCCCTCAAGATTCCCTTCTACGAGATCTCCACGCGGGACAGCTACGAGGAGCCGGTGGCGGTGTTCAGCAGCCTCtaccaggagctgctcaggcagggccacTTCTCCCCAGGCTCCTTCAAGAGGAGGACAGTGTCCAAGCTCATGGAGAAGATCCCCAAAATGCAGGCCAGCTCCAGCCTGAACTCGGCGGGCAGGAGCCTCAGCTTTAACTCCTTCAGGGACTACATTCCCGAGTGA